In the Oryza glaberrima chromosome 6, OglaRS2, whole genome shotgun sequence genome, one interval contains:
- the LOC127778005 gene encoding transcription factor BHLH3-like, with the protein MELDEQAFLEELFSLRRDAWEYNAMGDFFSPACAAMDGFQERHQSTTTVSVLPTFTASYEQPPPAPAAGFDCLSEVYGNAAAAFGPNAGGGGGDMGFLDVVEPKASMVVDGGGLGVCKVEPGLQAEGGFSAAAAAPASKKKRVEGMPSKNLMAERRRRKRLNDRLSMLRSVVPKISKMDRTSILGDTIDYMKELLERIRQLQEEIEEQQQQETPGVLSVFRELNPNEMLARNTPKFDVERKEGGDTRVEIYCAAKPGLLLSTVSTLETLGLDIQQCVVSCFNDFGMHASCSEMQRERMSADMIKQELFKNAGYGGGCL; encoded by the exons atggaGCTGGATGAGCAGGCGTTCTTGGAGGAGCTCTTCTCGCTGAGGAGGGACGCGTGGGAGTACAATGCCATGGGGGACTTCTTCTCGCCGGCGTGCGCCGCCATGGACGGCTTCCAAGAACGgcaccagtccaccaccacgGTCAGCGTCCTCCCCACCTTCACGGCCTCCtacgagcagccgccgccggcgccggcggccgggttCGACTGCCTCAGCGAGGTCTacggcaacgccgccgccgcattcgGGCCcaatgccggcggcggcggcggcgacatggggTTTCTTGATGTGGTTGAGCCCAAGGCGAGTATGGTGGTGGATGGCGGCGGGCTCGGGGTGTGCAAGGTGGAGCCCGGGCTGCAGGCGGAGGGCGGGTTcagcgcagcggcggcggcgccggcgtcgaagaagaagagggtggaaGGGATGCCGTCGAAGAACCtgatggcggagcggcggcggcgcaagcggCTGAACGACCGCCTCTCCATGCTCCGGTCCGTGGTGCCCAAGATCAGCAAG ATGGACAGGACATCGATTCTTGGGGACACGATCGACTACATGAAGGAGTTGCTGGAGAGGATCAGGCAGCTgcaggaggagatcgaggagcagcagcagcaggagacgCCCGGGGTGCTCAGCGTCTTCAGGGAGCTCAACCCCAACGAGATGCTGGCCAGGAACACACCCAAG TTCGATgtggagaggaaggaggggggCGACACGCGGGTGGAGATCTACTGCGCGGCCAAGCCAGGGCTGCTCCTGTCCACGGTGAGCACGCTGGAGACGCTGGGCCTCGACATCCAGCAGTGCGTCGTCAGCTGCTTCAACGACTTCGGCATGCACGCCTCCTGCTCCgag ATGCAGAGGGAGAGGATGAGCGCGGACATGATAAAGCAGGAGCTGTTCAAGAACGCCGGCTATGGAGGAGGATGCTTGTAG